GGTGGATGTAACGGTATCCCCAACCTTCTGGGACGCTAGAGCAACTACACCAGCTCATAAAAGGTGTCTTGGGCCTCTGCTTGTAAGGCTTCTAGATCTTCCTCCGAGAGGCGCTTCACATAATTCACCTTCACCTCTTCCAAGAAGATGCTCAGGAGTGATTCAATTTCTTTCACCGTGGCTTCTTGGGTAATGGCTTCTTGGCGGCTAGCTTTTCCAAGGCTTTCCAGCACTTTTTGGGTCAGGGCTGCTCCTTTCTCATCTTCCAGCATTCCCTTAAGAACGCCATAAAATTGGCTGGAGAACTGACTAACAAGAGTATTGATCAGCTGATCAGAACTGCGTTCAAAATTGGGCACATTGAGCAGACCTTGGTAAACCGGTGTTCCCTGCAAAGCAGAGTTCACACTATGGCACAAGAGCGCATCTAGATCGGGCTTCACCTGGGGCAAGACATGATCCAGCATCAAGGCAGAAATCCGCTGGGAGATCACCTCTATTTCATTGATACCGTTGAGGTTGATATAGCTTTGGGTGCTGCTACCCGATCGCAGCAGGAACTGACGAACATCTCCACCCTGAATCAGATTCTTGACCTGATCGATGGCGCGAATAATGACCACTTCCGTTAGCTCAATCGCGAAGTGGGTCACTAAGGCGCGGCGAATGCGGTTACTCACAAAGGCAAGATTAACGAGCTTGGCTTGCCCCAAACGCACGGTCACCGGGATAACCCGCAACCACCGCCAAAACGGGATAAAAAACAGCAAGTCATACCAGCGCCAAATGACGGCATCTAGCCAGTTGGTGCCGTTATAGCGACGGCTGAGGTAAATGGTGCGCAGCAAAAACTCTAGCCCCAGCACGCCAATAAACCAGCGATCGATCAACCAAAAATTGTCCGTAGGTCGTCCATCTTCACCAATCCCGCGAAAGTAATTGGTGGCAATTAACGGCGCAATATCCTCGCGGAAAAAGCGCATGGAGTCGGCCCACCCAGCTTCACTGAGGTAGGTGACCGTCCAAAATTCGTTAAACGCCTGCTTGGCTGAATCGTTGTCGGTGCGATCGCGCATCCGGTTTTTGATGCGTTCTAAGGTGCCCGATTTATTGGCGATCGCAAAGGGATTTTCGTCGATCATCTCATCACTGAGGATGCGCAGCTCCTCCAGCAGATCCCCAGCTCGGTCGGATGAAAGCCCTTGATTGGCGACCTGGGCCTCTAGCTCTGCCACGGCTTCTAGATAGGCGGCGGTGGCCCGGTGAGGTTCCATACCCTTAAACTGCTCACCATAGGTAGCCGTAAATTCTGGAAAATTTCGCAGGTAGAAATCACGGAAGGGGACATAGCTGAGATCAAAAACCAGGAGCCCCAAGTTGACTAAGGCGAGCATCGCCATGCCTCGCTCAAACCAGAAATTTTTATGTAAGCTACGCTTGCGAGCCGGTCGAGATAAAGCCATGGCAATGTAAATGGGACAATACAGCGAGGGTTCCGTAAAACTAACCCCCCTGCTCAGTGTAAAAGATTCCTCTCCCTCCTGAGACCTCCCTTCCGACAGAAACCTGGGTTACGATGATGAAAGTAATGTAACAAATCGTAATCTTTCGCCAAACCTATGCAATCTATCCTGACTCCGGTTTCTGGGCATGTCTGGCAGTGGCGTGATCAGTCTATTTACTACGTGAAAGCTGGGCAACGGCAGGGACAGCGCCCACCGCTGTTGCTCGTCCATGGGTTTGGAGCCTCCACCGACCACTGGCGGAAGAACGTGGCGGAACTGCAGCAAGATTTTGAGGTTTGGGCTATTGACCTGCTGGGATTTGGGCGATCGGCAAAACCGGAGATGCAGTACAGCGGCGATCTCTGGCGCGATCAGCTCTACGACTTCATCACCGAGGTGATTCAAGCCCCGGCGGTGGTGGCGGGCAATTCCTTGGGCGGCTATGCCTGTCTCTGCGTAGCGGCCCAGCGATCCGACGCCGTGCAGGGTCTGGTCTTGCTCAACAGCGCCGGGCCGTTTACCAGCAGCACACCGACGTCAGCCAAGCCCACCCTGGGCAGGGCCATTCGGCAAACAATTCAATCGGTCTTACTACAACCAGTGCCCAGCTACCTGCTGTTTCAATACAGCCGACGGCGATCGACGATTCGTAAAACCTTGGAGAAAGTCTATTTAGACAAAACAGCCGTCACCGATCAACTGGTGGAAGACATCTATCGTCCCTCCTGCGATCGCGGTGCAGCTCAGGTGTTTGCCTCCATCTTTAAGTCGCCCCAGGGCGAAAAAGTGGATGTGTTGCTCCAGCAGCTAGCCTGTCCGTTGCTAATGCTGTGGGGCGAGGGCGACCCTTGGATGAACACCCGAGAGCGCAGCGCCAAGTTTAAGCAATACTACCCCCATCTGACGGAGCACTATCTCCAGGCGGGCCACTGTCCCCATGATGAAGTGCCGGAGCAGGTGAATGCGCTGCTAAAGGACTGGGTGTTGGCGCTGGC
The DNA window shown above is from Candidatus Obscuribacterales bacterium and carries:
- a CDS encoding alpha/beta fold hydrolase, which translates into the protein MQSILTPVSGHVWQWRDQSIYYVKAGQRQGQRPPLLLVHGFGASTDHWRKNVAELQQDFEVWAIDLLGFGRSAKPEMQYSGDLWRDQLYDFITEVIQAPAVVAGNSLGGYACLCVAAQRSDAVQGLVLLNSAGPFTSSTPTSAKPTLGRAIRQTIQSVLLQPVPSYLLFQYSRRRSTIRKTLEKVYLDKTAVTDQLVEDIYRPSCDRGAAQVFASIFKSPQGEKVDVLLQQLACPLLMLWGEGDPWMNTRERSAKFKQYYPHLTEHYLQAGHCPHDEVPEQVNALLKDWVLALAV